The genomic stretch GGCCATCGCCATCCTGGTTTTCGCAGCGGTCCGCGCCAGGAGGAGAACCCCAGGCGCTGCTGCGGCGCTCGCCTCGGCCGTTGCCGGGAAACCCAGCATCACAGTATCACGAGGCGACATTCATCGGTACGTCTATGCATCCGGCAGGCTCGATCCTGTTCGCACCAGAATCGTCAGCCCCGATATGCCGGGCAAGGTCACGTCCCTGAAGGTCCATGAAGGCTCCACAGTATCCTCAGGCGCAATGCTGTGCGAGGTATCTGGAACCCGTCTCGACGCGCCGATGGCCGGCCTGGTGACGCAGGTTAGTGTGGAGGAGGGCGGCTTCGCTGCTCCGGGACAGCCTGCCTTCGTGATAATGGACACTTCAGCCTACAGAGCTAGCATTGAGATAGACGAGATCGACCTGCCTAAGGTGGCCGTGGGGATGCCTGCCACGATTACGTTCGACGCAGCTCCGGATCTGGCCGTATCCGGCAAGGTCGCCTCCATTGGGGCAGTCGCGATTGCCAGAGGAGAACTCGTTACGATCCCGGTGCGAATTGCCATCGATAGTTCCGACCCTGCGCTCAAGCCTGGAATCACGGCGAATGTGCAGGTGGATTCCGACACCATTGTGGATGTGGTTAGGATTCCGGCGCGCTCCTGGGTGGAGCTTGACGGCGCCAAGTACGCAATTCGCCTCGACGATGCGGGTGTGCCGAGCCTCGCCAAGATCGATGTGGGCCTGACCGATGGCAAATACACACAGGTCCTCTCCGGCGTTGACGAGGGTGCTGTCATCATCGAGGACGCAGTGTCGATTCAGGATAAGCTCCCAGGTGCGAAGGCCAATCAAAGAGTCATTAGATTCGGCCCTGGGAGGGCGTCAGAATGAGCGCCGCACCTCTTGCGATTATCGAGAATGTGACCCGCGTGTACTCGATGGGCGGCGCAGAAGTAAGGGCGCTCGACGGGGTTTCGTTGACCATTGGCGAGGGCGACTTCATCTCGATCATGGGGCCGTCCGGCTCAGGCAAGTCCACCCTGATGCATATCATCGGCTGCCTCGATCGGCCTACCTCAGGCAGATATGTCCTTGCCGGAAGAGACGTATCCTCTCTGGACGATTCGGCCCTGGCCCGCGTTCGGAACTCGGAGATCGGCTTCATATTTCAGGACTTCAACCTCCTTCCCCGCGAAACACTCCTTGCGAATGTGGAGATACCCATGGTATACGCCGGGGTGAGGGCAGGGGAGAGACGGGCGCGCGCTCGCGAGGCCCTGACCCGCGTGGGATTGGCGGACCGAACGGATCATCTGCCATCGGAAGTCTCAGGCGGGCAGCGCCAGCGTGCAGCCATAGCCAGATCCCTTGTGAACAACCCTTCTGTGATCCTTGCTGACGAGCCCACCGGCAACCTCGACTCCAAGACGGGCCTGGAGATACTCAGGATACTCGAGGATCTCAACTCCGCAGGCGCCACAATAGTGCTTGTGACGCATGATAGGGCAATAGCTGAGCATTCTGGGCGAGCGGTCCATCTTCGGGACGGCGTCGTCGAGCGAGTAGAGCAAATCCAGCGGCAGGCAGCGTCCCATAATGCTCCGCAGTGCCCCCCGTTTGAGGAAGGTGAGCGCGCATGAGGCCAGCTGAGACCTTCGCTCTTGCCCTTGGGAGCCTTCGCGTGAATCGTGCAAGGACCTTTCTCTCAGCGCTCGGCATTGTGATAGGAGTGGCCTCGGTGATCACCATGATCTCTGTCGGTTCCAGCGCACAGCTGCAGATCACATCGAGCATCTCGGATTTGGGATCCAACCTCATCATGATCTCCCCTACAAAGCCGCAGTCGGCCGAGGTCGGCCGGGAGCGAACTCTCACCATGTCGCTGGCTGAGCGGATCAAGGAGGCCTGCCCAGCACTGAGGGACGTCTCACCGGTGTCACAGATCCCAGCCACGATCGCGTTCAGAGGCGCCACGACAGATGCCATGGCAATGGGGGTATCCCGATCCTATCTGCCACTTTCCAATTTGCATATCGCCAGAGGGCGCGGTTTCACCGCCTCGGAGGAGTCCTCCGCTGCGAACGTGGCGGTGCTCTCGGGCAAGGCGGCCTCGAAACTGTTCGGTGAGGACGATCCCGTAGGGCGCATGATCTCGATGATCACGCCTGTTCGCCGAACACAGTGCCTGGTAGTCGGCGTCACAGAGAGCAAGGCGGATATGTTCACATCCAATGCCAGCGAAGACGTGTATGTCCCGGTGACATCACTGGTGTACAGGATGTCTCCAGTGCGCAGAGTAGCCTACTACATCGCGAACACCAGATCTGCCAAAGATGCTGATGCCGCGGTTGCCCAAGTATCCCGGTTCCTTGATTCCGTTGATGAGACCCGCGACGGTTTCACCATCATGTCGCAGGAGGCGCTCCTCGACGTGGTTCGACAGGCCACATCCACTATGACCCTGCTTCTGGGCGCAATCGCCGGGATCAGCCTCCTGGTGGGCGGCATCGGAATCATGTCGACGATGCTGACGTCGGTGGCAGAACGAACCCGGGAGATAGGAGTGCGGAAGTCGCTGGGCGCCAAGAACCGCGACATACTCGCACAGTTCCTGGCGGAGGCAGTCGCTCTAGCAGTTTCGGGTGGGGTGATCGGCATGCTTATCGGGTGGCTTGGTGGCGCAGCCATATCCGCCGCACTGGGCTGGGCTTCTTCCTTCAGCCTCACTTCAGTTGTGGCGGCCGTGGGGTTCTCATCCGCTGTGGGGCTCGCATTCGGGATCTTCCCAGCCATGAGAGCTGCGCGAATGGAACCTGTGGCGGCTCTTCGATACGAGTAAAAGCCAATTAGCATGGGGGGGGTGCTCGCTCTGCCCGAACTGCCTGAACTTACTGTCATGGCGCGTCAGATGAGGGAGGAGATCGCCGGGAAAGTGATCCTGTCTGCCGCCTGCCTGCAGCCAAAGTGCCTCAACGTAGATCCTGAAGCGCTTAACATGGCATTAACTGGGAAGCGGGTAGGGGAGGCCACCAACAAGGGGAAGTGGATCTTCCTTCCCATCGAGCCAGACTACGCACTTCTGATCAACCTCGGCATGGGCGGCGACCTAGTGCAGTACAAGCCAGGAGAGGCCTTGCCTGCGAAATACCAGTTCAAACTGGAGTTCACCGACGGCACGGGATTCACGATTCGGTTCTGGTGGTTCGGGTACGTTCATCTCGTGGCAAACGCCGATCTTGGCCTGCACGACATGACCCGCGACCTGGGCCCATCGCCGCTGGACGCGGATTTCACGCTCGATGACTTCAGAGCGATCATGCGAGTCGTTCGCGGACGCGTTAAGACGTTCATGCTTGACCAGAGGCGACTCGCGGGCATCGGCAACGCCTATGCCCACGACATACTGTTCCAGGCGCGAATACACCCGGAGAGACCAATTCCATCTCTGACAGCTGAAGAAATCGAGGCTCTGTACGCCTCCATACGCAGCGTTCTTGGCGAGTCGATACATCTGGGCGGGGCCTACTATGAAAAGGACTTCTACGGGCATCCTGGAGGCTATACCGCCGAGAGATGGGTCATTGGCTATCGAGAAGGCACTCCGTGTCCGGTGTGCGGAACAGAGATCCAAAAGATCAAGACCGGGGCCACGAGTTCATTCGTGTGCCCGACCTGCCAGAGGTGAGTGTTGATATGGTGGGACCAAAACGGCATAGCTCGCGCATGGCTCCAATGGTCGCCAGCATTGCCCTCGCGGCGCTTTTTGTGGCCTGCGCCACCCTTGGCGCGCCCGCTCAGCAGGGTGGCCTTGGACCATCAGAGACAGTGCGAATCGAGACAGCCAGAGGCGAGATCGTTATTGAGGTGTTCCCACAGGCGATGCCCAAGACGGTGGCCAACTTCAAGAAGCTGGTCCAGTCCGGCTTTTACAACGGCCTCACGTGGCATCGAGTTGAGGATTGGGTGGTTCAGACTGGGGATCCGACTGCGACTGGCGCCGGAGGTTCGGGCGTGAACGTTGCATTTGAGACCACGCCGTTACTGCCAAACACAAGAGGCGCCGTTGGGATGGCGCGCCGTGCAAACGACATGAATTCGGCAACATCGCAGTTCTACATCCTCAAGGCAGACGCTCAGGGGCTGAACGGACAGTATGCAGTGTTCGGCCGAGTTGTGCGCGGCATGAACGTAGTCGCAGCACTTGCGAAGGGCGACAAGATCGTCAGGGCGACGCTGGAGCAGCTTAAGTAGAGCACAGCAATCCCCATGGAGCGCGCGACTCGTGCGCTCCGTCTTATGCGGCCTAAGTTAACATAATGTGTATTATGCGACGTTATGCGCCTGAATAGTGAGGTGAACTCGCCTATCGATGGGCCTTCATTGCGGGGTCGTCGCCAATAAGCTAAAGTCGAGACTATGGCATAGACGGCACGCGCAAGGTCTGCCCGGCATGTATGAGCGGCGACGTTAGGTAGTTCAGCTCCTGTATCCGTTTCGTGACTTGCCGCGGGTCCACATTTTCACCTGCGACCCTCTTGGCGATGGACCACAGCGTGTCGCCAGGCGCCACAGTGACGCACGGCAGATCGCGCTTGCGTGCGCTTGGCGCTGCATCACCAGTCGCCTGAGCCAGCTGATGCTGAGTTTGTGCAGCGCGCGCGCCCACAGCCAACTCCGATGTTCCCCAGAGCGACACCACGGCCATCGCAGCAATCATCGTGGCAATCACAGCCATGCTCCGCAGCATGGCCCGCCGATGCGAACGACGCCGCGCATTGATCCTGTTGCGGGCGGATTGGCACATTTGAGACTGGCGGCAATGGCCGACTATCCTAGGTGCAACGCGCGCATTACTTCGCATACAACAGCCCTCCATACAAACATATGTTCTATGGTCTGCTTACACAATAGCAGAACATATGTTTGCTGTCAAGGCATTGCCAGGCTTGCATTCCGGCGTTCTTCGGCGAGCCGCGTGCTGACGCAACATCGGCGCCAGGATTTTGGGCGGTTCCGCGGGTGCCGACACTACTGGCCGAACTGGTGTTTGCAGTGGCCGGGAGGCCGTGATATACTGAAACAAAGCAAAGGGGGATATGCGAATGGCACTGCTTAGCGCCAGAGAGAAACAGATCCTTGGTTTCATAGCGCAGGAAACGGAAACGCGAGGCTATCCCCCGTCCGTCAGGGAAATTGGCTTGGCAGTCGGCCTGCGTTCGAGTTCTACTGTCCACGGGTATCTCGCGTCTCTTGAGAATAAGGGATACATCCGACGCGATCCCTCAAAGCCTCGAGCCATTGAGGTTCTCATGGATTCTGATCAGTTGCCTCCTCCAACGAGAGAAGTCTCCAACGTTCCAGTTGTCGGGCGAGTCACCGCAGGCCATCCAATTCTTGCGGTGGAGAACATAGACGAGTACTTCCCCCTCCCCCGCTCCTTCGCAGGGGAGGATGACGTCTTCATGCTCAGGGTGTCCGGTGAGAGTATGATAGGCGCGGGGATCCTAGATAGCGACTATGTGATCGTCAGGAAGCAACCCTCTGCAGCCGATGGCGACATCGTAGTGGCTCTCATCGATGACGAAGCCACGGTAAAGCGGTTCTTCCGTGATGATGATCAGGTAAGGCTTCAGCCAGAGAATCCCGCCTACTCCCCGATCATCACGAACCGGGCTGTTCTTCTTGGCAAGGTAGTTGGCCTTGTGAGGAGGATACACTGATACACTGCCCAGGGCCGCGAGCTAAGAGCCGAGAGCCAGCAATCGAAAAGGCCGGGCGGAACACTATCTCCGTCCGGCCCTCTTGCGCCACCGCTTCATCAGCCCGCATTTCGCCCTGTAAACAAAGAAACGCGCCCTGACCTTACAGGCGCGCCAGCTTCTGCCCGCGGGCATCCTTTATCGTTTTGCGATCTATCCCAACGGCCTTGAAAAACACCTCAAGCGCCTGTTTCCTTCCACGCGCCTCCGGCTGGCTGAACTCGGGCTCTTCATGTAAAAGCGGCAGCTCATTGTACCATTCAATTCCCTGTTCGATCGCTCCAGGAACGCCAGATGACTGGACTATCTCGATAAGCCTGTCGTACTGCTCCCGTCGCGCCTTTGCTTGAGCTGACCAGAACTCCGGATTCTCCGTGAGGCTGCTCGCGAGGAAGTCCTGCTTTGCAATGCTGCGGAAGCGCTCCAGCCCTCGCAGGACATCCTCACGCGCGAGGTGAATCATTTATCATTCCCCCTTATCGCTTATTCACAGAGCCGCTGGCCATGGCCAGTCTATAGTTCACTCATTCGGCGCTGACCTCAGGATTCCTCCTTGCCATGTTGCCCGTCGGGGAAAACAATACGTGGGCATGCCGGACCAGCCGGCCGCCCACGCAGTCTGCAGCGATGCAGAATGGCACACGATCAGAAACTCTATAGGTTGACGCCGATTATCCCTCCCAGTGTAGACACTATGATCGTTGACACGCCGCGCGTGAGCACCGACGCGGAATTCATTGGCTCGCGAACCACGGCCACCGACACCAGGAGCACTAGGCCAAGATAGGCGAGCCCGACGATGAGCCCGTTTCTACCCCCCTTCTCCCCTGCCCTCCTGCCTACGTACAGGCCACCGATTCCAGCACTGAGATAGCCTATCATTGGGATTGCGGTCTCGATCGTGTCGGGTCTGAAGGTGAATAAGGTAGTTAGAACGCCACCCACTGCAGACAGCACTGCCGTCATACCGAAACTGACTGCGCATCCGAGCAAGACCAGCTTCCACGCGGAGATCTGGATTCGGTCGCTCTCGCGCCTAAGAGAGCCGGCCCCCATCCTTTCCGCACCTCCTCAGGAGCGTACCTCCGTTGGAAGCCTATTACCGCGCATGTGGAGTTATTCTACCCGCAATCGCGAGAACCATATCACATGCGCGCCATGACTTTCTTCATGTCCTCCCACACTGGCGCTTTCTTGCTTGGATCCCTGAGAAGCGCTGCGGGATGGAAGGTCGGCATCACCATGATTCCGCCTCGTTCAAGCCATTGGCCACGCATCCTGGTGATGCCTGCGTTCGGATCAATCATGCCCTTGAGGGCTGTGGCGCCGAGCAGCACGATTACACTGGGCCTGATGAGTTCTATTTGGCGGGCCAGATAGGGCATGCACGCACGCATCTCCTCTGGTTCGGGAACCCTATTCGAAGGTGGCCTGCACTTGACCACATTTCCTATGAAGACTTCCTCGCGCTTGAGCCCCATCGCCGCGATTATCCTATCCAGGAGCCTGCCAGCGGCGCCCACGAACGGCCTGCCTTGTGCGTCTTCCTCTGCGCCCGGACCTTCTCCTATGAACATAATACGCGCCTGCGGGTTTCCTTCTCCCGGAACCGCATTGGTCCGTGTGGACCCAAGGCCGCAACGCCTGCACTGTTCCACTGCCGAAGCCACCGAAGCCAGATCTGCGAGGTCATCCCTGCGCTCGCCGCCCTCCCAAAGCCCAGGAACAGCTGTATGCTGCTGATTATCCTCCATCTAGGAACACCTCAATTCCAGCGGACTAGTGATTTCCTCCACCACTTCCCATGCCGCGCCCTGCAGGGCCTGCCGGAAGTCCGCACTGTCTAACACAGATTATTGCACAGTTTGGCATCGGCATCCATCCATGGCCGGGGTGGCGCGTGCGGGCTGCAGAGCCATACACAGGGCTCCACGGCAGCGGCCTCGCACCGCCCTGACGAGGAGCTTTCGCGGCGAAACGCATAGCATAATGTGCCATAGGCCATTCCCTGCTAGACGCGCTTCTGGAAATGGTCCGGGTGCGCCATGGAATCCGCGTGAGCCTCGACTGCGGGGGGGCGGATCGTCAATGTCGACGAAATGGACACTGACCACACGGTCAATGTCCGTTTGAGTCGCATTGATCGCGCGACAATGCCGGTTTGACCGACATTGAGTGCCCACGGGA from Clostridia bacterium encodes the following:
- a CDS encoding TIGR04086 family membrane protein — translated: MGAGSLRRESDRIQISAWKLVLLGCAVSFGMTAVLSAVGGVLTTLFTFRPDTIETAIPMIGYLSAGIGGLYVGRRAGEKGGRNGLIVGLAYLGLVLLVSVAVVREPMNSASVLTRGVSTIIVSTLGGIIGVNL
- a CDS encoding LysM peptidoglycan-binding domain-containing protein, with amino-acid sequence MRSNARVAPRIVGHCRQSQMCQSARNRINARRRSHRRAMLRSMAVIATMIAAMAVVSLWGTSELAVGARAAQTQHQLAQATGDAAPSARKRDLPCVTVAPGDTLWSIAKRVAGENVDPRQVTKRIQELNYLTSPLIHAGQTLRVPSMP
- a CDS encoding DNA-formamidopyrimidine glycosylase family protein, which gives rise to MLALPELPELTVMARQMREEIAGKVILSAACLQPKCLNVDPEALNMALTGKRVGEATNKGKWIFLPIEPDYALLINLGMGGDLVQYKPGEALPAKYQFKLEFTDGTGFTIRFWWFGYVHLVANADLGLHDMTRDLGPSPLDADFTLDDFRAIMRVVRGRVKTFMLDQRRLAGIGNAYAHDILFQARIHPERPIPSLTAEEIEALYASIRSVLGESIHLGGAYYEKDFYGHPGGYTAERWVIGYREGTPCPVCGTEIQKIKTGATSSFVCPTCQR
- the lexA gene encoding transcriptional repressor LexA; this encodes MALLSAREKQILGFIAQETETRGYPPSVREIGLAVGLRSSSTVHGYLASLENKGYIRRDPSKPRAIEVLMDSDQLPPPTREVSNVPVVGRVTAGHPILAVENIDEYFPLPRSFAGEDDVFMLRVSGESMIGAGILDSDYVIVRKQPSAADGDIVVALIDDEATVKRFFRDDDQVRLQPENPAYSPIITNRAVLLGKVVGLVRRIH
- a CDS encoding uracil-DNA glycosylase is translated as MEDNQQHTAVPGLWEGGERRDDLADLASVASAVEQCRRCGLGSTRTNAVPGEGNPQARIMFIGEGPGAEEDAQGRPFVGAAGRLLDRIIAAMGLKREEVFIGNVVKCRPPSNRVPEPEEMRACMPYLARQIELIRPSVIVLLGATALKGMIDPNAGITRMRGQWLERGGIMVMPTFHPAALLRDPSKKAPVWEDMKKVMARM
- a CDS encoding efflux RND transporter periplasmic adaptor subunit; the encoded protein is MSHTSTSRNRRRSMPWVIAAIAILVFAAVRARRRTPGAAAALASAVAGKPSITVSRGDIHRYVYASGRLDPVRTRIVSPDMPGKVTSLKVHEGSTVSSGAMLCEVSGTRLDAPMAGLVTQVSVEEGGFAAPGQPAFVIMDTSAYRASIEIDEIDLPKVAVGMPATITFDAAPDLAVSGKVASIGAVAIARGELVTIPVRIAIDSSDPALKPGITANVQVDSDTIVDVVRIPARSWVELDGAKYAIRLDDAGVPSLAKIDVGLTDGKYTQVLSGVDEGAVIIEDAVSIQDKLPGAKANQRVIRFGPGRASE
- a CDS encoding peptidylprolyl isomerase — its product is MPDLPEVSVDMVGPKRHSSRMAPMVASIALAALFVACATLGAPAQQGGLGPSETVRIETARGEIVIEVFPQAMPKTVANFKKLVQSGFYNGLTWHRVEDWVVQTGDPTATGAGGSGVNVAFETTPLLPNTRGAVGMARRANDMNSATSQFYILKADAQGLNGQYAVFGRVVRGMNVVAALAKGDKIVRATLEQLK
- a CDS encoding ABC transporter permease — protein: MRPAETFALALGSLRVNRARTFLSALGIVIGVASVITMISVGSSAQLQITSSISDLGSNLIMISPTKPQSAEVGRERTLTMSLAERIKEACPALRDVSPVSQIPATIAFRGATTDAMAMGVSRSYLPLSNLHIARGRGFTASEESSAANVAVLSGKAASKLFGEDDPVGRMISMITPVRRTQCLVVGVTESKADMFTSNASEDVYVPVTSLVYRMSPVRRVAYYIANTRSAKDADAAVAQVSRFLDSVDETRDGFTIMSQEALLDVVRQATSTMTLLLGAIAGISLLVGGIGIMSTMLTSVAERTREIGVRKSLGAKNRDILAQFLAEAVALAVSGGVIGMLIGWLGGAAISAALGWASSFSLTSVVAAVGFSSAVGLAFGIFPAMRAARMEPVAALRYE
- a CDS encoding ABC transporter ATP-binding protein; amino-acid sequence: MSAAPLAIIENVTRVYSMGGAEVRALDGVSLTIGEGDFISIMGPSGSGKSTLMHIIGCLDRPTSGRYVLAGRDVSSLDDSALARVRNSEIGFIFQDFNLLPRETLLANVEIPMVYAGVRAGERRARAREALTRVGLADRTDHLPSEVSGGQRQRAAIARSLVNNPSVILADEPTGNLDSKTGLEILRILEDLNSAGATIVLVTHDRAIAEHSGRAVHLRDGVVERVEQIQRQAASHNAPQCPPFEEGERA